A window from Citrus sinensis cultivar Valencia sweet orange chromosome 3, DVS_A1.0, whole genome shotgun sequence encodes these proteins:
- the LOC102616298 gene encoding uncharacterized protein LOC102616298 isoform X1 produces the protein MVDDDFMVCVDRIIATACFERPLESQAQAQAQTQTQNATLNSVNVVVSEQEERSNKDCKNGGEGCSSSSAAALMVMVECRICQEEDEVHNMEAPCACNGTLKFAHRKCIQRWCNKKGDITCEICNQIFSPNYSLPPARSNSDVMAIDIRQAWGPHIDLRDSHLLALAAAERQFLQSEYEDYAVANTSSIACLRSIALILLMVWLMRQVLIATRDSGMVQESSTFFSFQVSLLQFAGFFLPCYVMARSWYIMHSRRRRQGLLVQR, from the exons ATGGTGGATGATGATTTCATGGTGTGCGTGGACAGGATTATCGCAACAGCTTGCTTTGAGAGGCCATTAGAATCACAAGCACAAGCACAAGCACAAACACAGACGCAAAATGCAACATTGAATAGTGTTAATGTTGTTGTTTCAGAGCAAGAAGAGAGGAGCAATAAAGATTGTAAAAATGGAGGTGAAGGGTGTTCATCATCTTCAGCAGCAGCTTTAATGGTGATGGTCGAGTGTAGGATTTGTCAAGAGGAAGATGAAGTTCATAACATGGAAGCTCCTTGTGCCTGTAATGGCACTCTCAAG TTTGCTCATCGGAAATGCATCCAGAGATGGTGTAATAAGAAAGGTGACATCACATGTGAAATCTGCAATCAG ATATTTTCACCAAATTATTCTCTTCCTCCAGCCAGAAGCAATTCAGATGTTATGGCAATTGATATCAG GCAAGCTTGGGGTCCGCACATTGATCTCCGTGATTCTCATTTACTAGCTCTGGCAGCTGCTGAACGTCAGTTTCTGCAGTCAGAGTATGAGGATTACGCTGTTGCTAATACAAGTAGCATTGCCTGTCTGCGATCTATTGCTCTAATT TTGCTGATGGTTTGGCTTATGCGCCAAGTTCTGATAGCCACTAGAGATTCCGGGATGGTACAGGAATCATCAACTTTCTTCAGT TTTCAGGTTTCACTCCTTCAGTTTGCTGGTTTTTTTCTTCCATGCTATGTCATGGCCCGCTCTTGGTACATCATGCATAGCCGAAGGAGGAGACAG GGCTTGCTTGTCCAGCGTTGA
- the LOC102616298 gene encoding uncharacterized protein LOC102616298 isoform X2, protein MVDDDFMVCVDRIIATACFERPLESQAQAQAQTQTQNATLNSVNVVVSEQEERSNKDCKNGGEGCSSSSAAALMVMVECRICQEEDEVHNMEAPCACNGTLKFAHRKCIQRWCNKKGDITCEICNQIFSPNYSLPPARSNSDVMAIDIRQAWGPHIDLRDSHLLALAAAERQFLQSEYEDYAVANTSSIACLRSIALILLMVWLMRQVLIATRDSGMVQESSTFFSVSLLQFAGFFLPCYVMARSWYIMHSRRRRQGLLVQR, encoded by the exons ATGGTGGATGATGATTTCATGGTGTGCGTGGACAGGATTATCGCAACAGCTTGCTTTGAGAGGCCATTAGAATCACAAGCACAAGCACAAGCACAAACACAGACGCAAAATGCAACATTGAATAGTGTTAATGTTGTTGTTTCAGAGCAAGAAGAGAGGAGCAATAAAGATTGTAAAAATGGAGGTGAAGGGTGTTCATCATCTTCAGCAGCAGCTTTAATGGTGATGGTCGAGTGTAGGATTTGTCAAGAGGAAGATGAAGTTCATAACATGGAAGCTCCTTGTGCCTGTAATGGCACTCTCAAG TTTGCTCATCGGAAATGCATCCAGAGATGGTGTAATAAGAAAGGTGACATCACATGTGAAATCTGCAATCAG ATATTTTCACCAAATTATTCTCTTCCTCCAGCCAGAAGCAATTCAGATGTTATGGCAATTGATATCAG GCAAGCTTGGGGTCCGCACATTGATCTCCGTGATTCTCATTTACTAGCTCTGGCAGCTGCTGAACGTCAGTTTCTGCAGTCAGAGTATGAGGATTACGCTGTTGCTAATACAAGTAGCATTGCCTGTCTGCGATCTATTGCTCTAATT TTGCTGATGGTTTGGCTTATGCGCCAAGTTCTGATAGCCACTAGAGATTCCGGGATGGTACAGGAATCATCAACTTTCTTCAGT GTTTCACTCCTTCAGTTTGCTGGTTTTTTTCTTCCATGCTATGTCATGGCCCGCTCTTGGTACATCATGCATAGCCGAAGGAGGAGACAG GGCTTGCTTGTCCAGCGTTGA